Proteins encoded by one window of Halomonas sp. Bachu 37:
- a CDS encoding DUF6482 family protein, with protein sequence MELSELEVFARHDDSFEIRVITHAGSGFYQVELEDVEGQRHMLTNRDKPMLFRSLDDVYLELKRAGIHRAYLVQYVPQDEMIGSGTHYQAPLTSRMPLVF encoded by the coding sequence ATGGAACTCAGCGAACTGGAAGTGTTTGCCAGGCACGACGATAGCTTTGAAATACGGGTCATTACCCATGCGGGAAGCGGTTTTTACCAGGTCGAGCTGGAAGACGTGGAAGGGCAGCGTCACATGTTGACCAATCGCGACAAGCCGATGCTGTTCCGCTCGTTGGACGATGTCTATCTGGAACTCAAGCGGGCCGGCATTCATCGCGCCTATCTGGTGCAGTACGTTCCCCAGGATGAAATGATCGGCAGCGGGACCCATTACCAAGCGCCGCTGACGTCACGCATGCCCCTGGTGTTTTAA
- the hemH gene encoding ferrochelatase produces MTTPTDQDQPGQGRLVHAPADHPPVARAKVGVVLANLGTPDATDYWSMRRYLNEFLSDKRVVDYAAWKWQPLLQLVILTKRPFASGQAYRSIWNTERNESPLLTITRAQTQKMAETLHRQYGDNVVVDFCMRYGNPSTESVLKRLQAQGCEKILFFPLYPQYGSPTTATANDEAFRTLMKLKWQPAIRTVPAYFAHPRYIEALANSVEEGYEQAAGRPDILVASYHGVPERYLLEGDPYHCHCQKTTRLLKERLGMSDDEIVTAFQSQFGPEKWVGPATVDHVAELARQGKKHIAVISPAFSADCVETLEEIQQEIRDSFLAAGGETFTYIPCLNDRDDHIDALAAVAGNELGGWV; encoded by the coding sequence ATGACCACTCCCACGGACCAGGACCAGCCAGGACAGGGGCGTCTCGTCCACGCTCCCGCCGATCATCCCCCCGTTGCCCGCGCCAAGGTGGGAGTGGTACTGGCCAACCTGGGCACGCCGGATGCCACCGATTACTGGTCCATGCGCCGTTACCTGAACGAGTTCCTGTCGGACAAGCGAGTGGTGGACTATGCCGCCTGGAAGTGGCAGCCCTTGCTGCAACTGGTCATTCTCACCAAGCGACCCTTCGCCTCGGGCCAGGCCTACCGCAGCATCTGGAATACCGAGCGCAACGAAAGCCCACTATTGACCATTACCCGGGCGCAAACGCAGAAAATGGCAGAAACATTGCACCGGCAATACGGCGACAATGTGGTGGTGGATTTCTGTATGCGCTACGGCAACCCCTCTACCGAAAGCGTACTCAAGCGCCTGCAGGCACAAGGGTGCGAAAAGATTCTTTTCTTCCCGCTTTATCCGCAATACGGCTCGCCCACGACCGCCACCGCCAACGACGAGGCCTTCCGCACCCTGATGAAGCTCAAGTGGCAGCCGGCGATTCGTACGGTGCCCGCCTATTTCGCCCATCCCCGCTATATCGAGGCCCTGGCCAATTCCGTCGAGGAGGGCTATGAGCAGGCCGCGGGCCGGCCGGATATCCTGGTGGCGAGCTACCACGGCGTACCGGAGCGTTATCTGCTGGAAGGCGATCCCTACCATTGCCATTGTCAGAAGACCACGCGTCTGTTGAAGGAGCGGCTGGGCATGAGCGATGACGAAATCGTGACCGCATTTCAGTCTCAATTCGGCCCCGAGAAGTGGGTGGGTCCGGCAACGGTGGACCATGTGGCGGAGCTCGCGCGTCAGGGGAAGAAGCATATCGCCGTGATTTCTCCAGCATTTTCCGCCGACTGCGTGGAGACCCTGGAAGAAATACAGCAGGAGATCCGCGACAGCTTTCTCGCCGCCGGGGGCGAGACGTTTACCTATATCCCCTGTCTCAACGATCGCGACGACCATATCGATGCCCTGGCAGCGGTAGCGGGCAACGAGCTCGGCGGTTGGGTATGA
- the rplI gene encoding 50S ribosomal protein L9, which yields MEVILLDNIGKLGGLGDKVTVKPGYGRNYLVPYGLAVPATKENIQAFEAQRSELEAQAAERKAEAEERATQLNDIELSLVAKSGDEGKLFGSIGPRDLADAISSAGIDVAKSEVRMPQGPIRQTGEYDIDLHLHAEVNAVVRVVVVAE from the coding sequence ATGGAAGTCATTCTGCTCGACAATATTGGCAAGCTGGGCGGTTTGGGTGACAAGGTCACTGTCAAGCCTGGTTATGGTCGTAACTACCTGGTGCCTTACGGCCTGGCCGTGCCGGCGACCAAGGAAAACATCCAAGCGTTTGAAGCCCAGCGTTCTGAGCTCGAAGCCCAAGCGGCCGAGCGCAAGGCGGAAGCCGAAGAGCGTGCGACACAGCTCAACGATATCGAGCTGTCGCTGGTGGCAAAATCCGGTGATGAAGGTAAGCTGTTCGGTTCCATCGGCCCGCGTGATCTGGCAGACGCCATTTCCTCCGCCGGCATCGATGTCGCCAAGAGCGAAGTTCGTATGCCGCAAGGACCGATTCGCCAGACCGGCGAGTACGATATCGACCTGCACCTGCATGCGGAAGTCAACGCTGTTGTACGTGTCGTGGTGGTTGCCGAGTAA
- the rpsF gene encoding 30S ribosomal protein S6, producing the protein MRHYEIVFMVHPDQSEQVPAMVERYTTIVTENGGTVHRLEDWGRRHLAYPINKIHKAHYVLMNVECQGETLEEIENIFRFNDAIIRSLVVRCKEAITEASPMMKPAEEKRPRREEKPRAEETA; encoded by the coding sequence ATGCGTCATTATGAAATCGTGTTCATGGTCCACCCGGACCAGAGCGAACAAGTTCCGGCCATGGTCGAGCGCTATACCACTATCGTTACCGAGAACGGTGGTACCGTGCATCGCCTGGAAGATTGGGGCCGTCGTCACCTGGCTTACCCGATCAACAAGATCCACAAGGCTCACTACGTGCTGATGAACGTTGAATGTCAGGGTGAAACGCTCGAGGAAATCGAGAATATCTTCCGCTTCAACGACGCCATCATCCGCAGCCTGGTCGTACGCTGCAAGGAAGCCATCACCGAAGCTTCCCCGATGATGAAGCCGGCAGAAGAAAAACGTCCGCGTCGCGAAGAAAAGCCGCGCGCCGAAGAAACTGCCTGA
- the dnaB gene encoding replicative DNA helicase → MNDAPSPDQETAALKVPPHSLEAEQSVLGGLMLDNQAWDNVSDRLVADDFYRYEHRLVFNVIAYLAESGQPLDVITLSEALEARDQLDVVGGLAFLAELARNTPSASNIRAYAGIVRERATLRKLIRAASQIADSAFSPQGRPADELLDEAERLVFQISEERPKTGGPIGMSDLLTKAVDRIDELFNLKGEMTGLSSGFRDLDEMTSGWQPSDLVIIAGRPSMGKTTFAMNLVEHAVISSDKPVMVFSMEMPAESLMLRMLSSLGRIDQTRVRTGQLEDEDWPRLTSAVNLLKDKQLFIDDTAALSPNEMRARIRRVVREHGNMAMIMIDYLQLMQIPGFSENRTGEISEISRSLKGLAKEFGCPVVALSQLNRSLEQRPNKRPVMSDLRESGAIEQDADVIAFVYRDEVYNQDNPDNQGLAELIIGKQRNGPIGTVHMAFIGKYTRFEDLAPDSYGEAFGG, encoded by the coding sequence ATGAATGATGCGCCATCCCCCGACCAGGAAACGGCTGCCCTCAAGGTGCCGCCGCATTCGCTGGAGGCGGAACAGTCGGTGCTCGGCGGACTGATGCTGGACAATCAGGCGTGGGACAATGTCTCGGATCGCCTGGTCGCGGATGACTTCTATCGCTACGAGCATCGGCTGGTTTTCAATGTCATCGCCTATCTGGCGGAGTCGGGCCAGCCGCTGGACGTGATTACCCTGTCGGAGGCGTTGGAGGCCCGCGATCAGCTCGATGTGGTCGGCGGGCTTGCCTTTCTGGCGGAACTGGCGCGCAACACCCCTTCGGCCAGCAATATCCGAGCGTACGCCGGTATCGTTCGCGAGCGTGCCACGCTGCGCAAGTTGATCCGTGCCGCCAGCCAGATCGCCGACAGCGCTTTCAGCCCGCAAGGGCGGCCCGCCGATGAGCTGCTGGATGAAGCCGAGCGGCTGGTCTTTCAGATCAGCGAGGAGCGGCCCAAGACCGGCGGCCCGATTGGCATGAGCGACCTTCTGACCAAGGCCGTGGATCGCATCGACGAACTGTTCAATCTCAAGGGCGAGATGACCGGCCTTTCCAGTGGCTTCCGCGATCTGGATGAAATGACCTCGGGCTGGCAGCCGTCGGATCTGGTCATCATTGCTGGACGTCCTTCGATGGGCAAGACCACCTTCGCCATGAACCTGGTGGAACATGCGGTAATCTCCAGCGACAAGCCGGTCATGGTGTTCTCCATGGAGATGCCGGCGGAGTCGTTGATGCTGAGGATGCTCTCTTCGCTGGGGCGCATCGACCAGACCCGGGTGCGAACGGGGCAACTGGAAGACGAGGACTGGCCCCGGCTGACCTCGGCGGTGAACCTGCTCAAGGACAAGCAGCTGTTCATCGACGATACGGCAGCCCTGTCGCCCAACGAGATGCGTGCGCGTATCCGCCGGGTGGTACGCGAGCACGGCAACATGGCGATGATCATGATCGATTATCTTCAGTTGATGCAGATTCCGGGCTTTTCCGAGAACCGCACCGGTGAGATATCCGAGATATCCCGCTCTCTCAAGGGCTTGGCAAAGGAGTTCGGCTGTCCGGTAGTGGCGTTGTCCCAGCTCAACCGCTCGCTGGAGCAGCGTCCCAACAAGCGTCCGGTGATGTCGGACTTGAGGGAGTCGGGGGCCATCGAGCAGGACGCCGACGTCATCGCCTTCGTCTACCGCGATGAAGTCTACAATCAGGATAACCCTGATAATCAGGGGCTGGCCGAGCTGATCATCGGCAAGCAGCGTAACGGGCCTATCGGTACGGTACACATGGCATTCATCGGCAAGTACACCCGTTTCGAGGATCTGGCCCCGGACAGCTACGGCGAGGCGTTCGGTGGCTAG
- the rnr gene encoding ribonuclease R, producing MTHWTLRKDPHAEREAHKYDKPAPSREYLLDQLEEYGKPITHENMSRLLGLEDEDLQEAVRRRLAAMERDGQVLRDRRGAYALIDKLDLIKGKVLGHRDGFGFLIRDDGKKPDLVLPPRQMRRVFHGDHVLARVSGRDRRGRDEATIAEMISRNTQTMVGVYRANTPEFGILIPENPRITQEVIIPHSASGGAQDGQVISARITQQPETRVQPVGEVVEVLGERMDPGMEIDIALRSYDIPAEFPPEVIDQIAGISAEVVEADKQHRIDLRDTPLVTIDDESAKDFDDAVCAWKTKSGSWKLLVAIADVSHYVRPGTPLDDEARTRGTSVYFPGQVMPMLPELLSNGLCSLNPHVDRLVLVCEMNISKTGAISRHRFYEAVMRSHARLTYNKVAAMLDERSDEGETLRREHAALVKPLKNLHELYGLLREAREERGAIDFETTETAIIFNEERKIEKIVPRSRNDAHKLIEECMLAANVATARFLDKHDLPALYRIHERPSPERLDKLRLFLNELGLSLGGGDEPSPQDYQALAESIRDREDADIIQTVMLRSMSRAVYSPQNDGHFGLAYQAYAHFTSPIRRYPDLLVHRAIRSVIRGPRQTNTVLRAEGAPVEPPSKWAPYTFEQMLELGEHCSMTERRADDATRDVEDWLKCEFMSDKLGEVFDGTIASVTQFGIFVRLDDVYVEGLVHVTSLPSDYYHYEPEKHRLKGERTGSSYRLGDGVTIQVARVDMDDRKIDFALADDKPRPRRQPRKRRSADKTAGNAPVSRKDAAGQSAGAKGGAAKPKSRAKTNEGSGSDNAFPAGPQRTRRGARQSGNKKGRS from the coding sequence ATGACGCATTGGACGTTACGTAAAGATCCGCACGCAGAACGCGAAGCGCACAAGTACGATAAACCGGCGCCCAGTCGTGAGTACCTGCTCGACCAGTTGGAAGAGTACGGCAAGCCGATCACTCATGAAAACATGAGCCGCCTGCTCGGGCTCGAAGACGAGGACCTCCAGGAGGCCGTGCGTCGGCGGCTGGCGGCAATGGAGCGCGATGGCCAGGTATTGCGCGATCGCCGTGGCGCCTACGCCTTGATCGACAAGCTGGACCTGATCAAGGGCAAGGTGCTGGGGCACCGCGATGGCTTTGGCTTCCTGATACGCGATGACGGCAAGAAGCCCGATCTGGTATTGCCGCCCCGACAGATGCGTCGGGTCTTTCATGGCGACCATGTGCTGGCGCGCGTCAGCGGGCGCGACCGCCGGGGGCGCGACGAAGCCACCATCGCCGAGATGATCTCCCGCAACACCCAGACCATGGTCGGTGTGTACCGTGCGAACACTCCCGAATTCGGCATTCTCATCCCCGAGAACCCGCGTATCACCCAGGAGGTGATCATCCCCCATAGTGCCAGCGGCGGGGCGCAGGATGGTCAGGTCATATCGGCCAGGATCACCCAGCAGCCGGAAACTCGGGTGCAGCCGGTCGGCGAGGTGGTCGAAGTGCTCGGCGAGCGCATGGACCCCGGCATGGAAATCGACATCGCCCTGCGCAGCTACGATATTCCGGCGGAATTCCCCCCCGAGGTGATCGATCAGATCGCCGGCATCTCGGCGGAAGTCGTGGAAGCTGACAAGCAGCACCGCATCGACCTGCGCGATACGCCGCTGGTGACCATCGACGACGAAAGCGCCAAGGATTTCGACGACGCCGTCTGTGCCTGGAAGACCAAGTCCGGTAGCTGGAAGTTGCTGGTGGCGATCGCCGATGTTTCGCACTATGTGCGTCCGGGAACGCCGCTCGACGACGAGGCGCGTACCCGAGGTACTTCGGTCTATTTCCCGGGGCAAGTGATGCCGATGCTGCCGGAGCTGCTTTCCAACGGGCTCTGTTCGCTCAATCCTCACGTGGATCGCCTGGTGCTGGTCTGCGAAATGAATATTTCCAAGACCGGCGCCATCAGCCGCCACCGCTTCTACGAAGCCGTAATGCGCTCCCATGCCCGCCTCACCTATAACAAGGTGGCGGCGATGCTGGATGAGCGCAGCGACGAGGGCGAGACGCTACGTCGAGAGCACGCCGCCCTGGTCAAGCCGCTCAAGAACCTGCATGAACTCTACGGCTTGTTGCGAGAGGCACGCGAGGAGCGGGGGGCGATCGATTTCGAGACCACCGAAACCGCGATCATCTTCAACGAGGAGCGCAAGATCGAGAAGATCGTGCCGCGCTCGCGCAATGACGCTCACAAGTTGATCGAGGAGTGCATGCTGGCCGCCAACGTAGCGACGGCACGTTTTCTCGACAAGCATGACCTGCCGGCGCTGTACCGTATTCATGAGCGGCCCTCGCCCGAGCGGCTCGACAAGCTGCGCCTGTTCCTCAATGAACTGGGACTCTCGCTCGGTGGGGGCGACGAGCCTTCGCCGCAGGATTATCAGGCACTGGCGGAATCCATTCGCGACCGCGAAGATGCCGATATCATCCAGACGGTGATGCTGCGCTCGATGAGCCGCGCCGTGTATTCGCCACAGAACGACGGCCATTTCGGCCTCGCCTATCAGGCTTACGCGCACTTCACGTCGCCGATTCGGCGCTACCCCGACCTGTTGGTACACCGAGCCATCCGCTCGGTGATTCGTGGGCCGCGCCAGACCAATACCGTCCTGCGCGCCGAAGGGGCGCCGGTCGAGCCGCCGAGCAAGTGGGCGCCTTACACCTTCGAGCAGATGCTGGAGCTGGGCGAGCACTGCTCGATGACGGAGCGTCGCGCCGACGACGCGACCCGCGACGTCGAGGATTGGCTCAAGTGCGAGTTCATGTCCGACAAGCTGGGGGAGGTCTTCGACGGCACCATCGCCTCGGTGACGCAGTTCGGCATTTTCGTGCGACTCGACGACGTATATGTAGAAGGGCTGGTACACGTGACCTCGCTGCCTTCGGACTATTACCACTACGAGCCGGAAAAGCACCGCCTCAAGGGCGAGCGCACCGGTTCAAGCTATCGCCTGGGAGATGGCGTGACCATCCAGGTGGCTCGAGTCGACATGGACGATCGTAAGATCGACTTCGCCCTGGCCGACGACAAGCCGCGCCCCCGGCGACAGCCGCGTAAGCGGCGCTCGGCCGACAAGACTGCCGGCAATGCTCCTGTGTCGCGCAAGGACGCGGCCGGACAGTCGGCAGGTGCCAAGGGCGGGGCGGCGAAGCCGAAGAGCCGAGCCAAGACGAATGAAGGAAGTGGCAGCGATAACGCGTTCCCGGCGGGGCCACAGCGTACCCGGCGCGGCGCGCGCCAGTCGGGCAACAAGAAGGGTAGATCATGA
- the rlmB gene encoding 23S rRNA (guanosine(2251)-2'-O)-methyltransferase RlmB: MKAGAVRGRVNVPDGLELVYGTHAVASLLERGEAPRELWIQQGAGKRLATLVQEAQAKGARLKEQPRELLDQLAQGNAHQGVVAFCAPLMAEGEESLWLKLRAWQAPQPPLLLVLDGVTDVHNFGACLRSADAAGAHGVIVAKDKAAPLNATVRKVACGAAEVVPVYQVTNLARTLAKLKAEGVWITGTAGEAEQNIYAVDLTGPTALVMGAEGKGMRRLTREACDNLAKLPMAGQVSSLNVSVATGICLFEAVRQRQLAS; the protein is encoded by the coding sequence ATGAAGGCGGGAGCGGTTCGTGGTCGTGTCAACGTCCCCGATGGACTGGAGCTTGTCTACGGCACGCACGCCGTGGCTAGCTTGCTGGAACGGGGCGAAGCCCCGCGGGAGCTATGGATACAGCAGGGCGCCGGCAAGCGCCTGGCCACTCTGGTGCAAGAGGCACAAGCCAAGGGGGCGAGGCTAAAGGAGCAGCCGCGTGAGCTGCTTGATCAACTAGCCCAGGGAAATGCCCACCAAGGTGTGGTGGCATTCTGTGCGCCGCTGATGGCGGAAGGGGAGGAGTCTCTGTGGCTGAAGCTGAGGGCATGGCAGGCGCCCCAGCCGCCATTGCTGCTGGTCCTCGATGGAGTGACCGATGTGCACAACTTCGGTGCCTGTCTTCGCAGTGCCGATGCGGCGGGTGCCCATGGCGTGATCGTGGCCAAGGACAAGGCGGCGCCGCTCAACGCCACCGTGCGCAAGGTAGCCTGCGGCGCGGCGGAGGTGGTGCCGGTGTACCAGGTGACAAATCTGGCGCGCACCCTGGCCAAGCTGAAGGCCGAGGGCGTATGGATTACCGGCACGGCGGGCGAGGCCGAACAGAACATTTACGCCGTGGACCTAACCGGCCCCACGGCTCTGGTCATGGGCGCTGAAGGCAAGGGCATGCGCCGGCTGACCCGCGAGGCCTGCGACAACCTGGCCAAGTTGCCCATGGCCGGCCAGGTTTCCAGTCTGAACGTCTCCGTGGCGACCGGTATCTGCCTGTTTGAAGCCGTACGTCAGCGTCAGCTTGCAAGTTAA
- the rpsR gene encoding 30S ribosomal protein S18 translates to MARFFRRRKFCRFTAEGVKQIDYKDLDTLKAYITETGKIVPSRITGTKARYQRQLATAIKRSRYLALLPYSDSHK, encoded by the coding sequence ATGGCACGTTTTTTCCGTCGCCGCAAGTTTTGCCGCTTCACCGCTGAAGGCGTCAAGCAGATCGACTACAAGGATCTGGACACGCTGAAGGCTTACATCACCGAAACCGGCAAGATCGTTCCCAGCCGTATCACCGGCACCAAGGCTCGCTATCAGCGCCAGCTGGCTACGGCCATCAAGCGCTCACGCTATCTGGCGCTGTTGCCCTACTCCGATAGCCACAAGTAA
- a CDS encoding putative monovalent cation/H+ antiporter subunit A, whose product MQLAVLAGFLLAALAPLLHHWFGHRASLVLAIFPALLAVWLVGQAPQVIDQGAVLAEWVWVPSLDITLSFMLDGLSLLFGLLISVIGAFVLVYAGAYLRGHPDLVRFHVALVAFMVSMFGLVMADGLVTLFIFWELTSITSYLLIGFNHADIEARKSARQGLIVTMGGGLALMAGLILLGTAAGSWSFSGIAALEANLREHDLYTPILICLLLGAFTKSAQFPFHFWLPNAMAAPTPVSAYLHSATMVKAGIYLLARLQPSLGGTELWVGTLSLIGALTMVTGAFLAIRHTNIKKLLAYSTVMALGLLTMLLGIGTEKALIAFATFLLAHSMYKGALFMIAGILDHSTGTKDVTAMGGLRSLMPVTAGIALIAALSLAGVPPLFGFIGKELMLEAVLGAPRYALGLALLALCAAFLTMAVAAIVALRPFYGQRRQTPRTPHEAPLAMLLGPALLAGGSLLLGLVPSLPGTGLLASAASAVSGEPVALSLSLWHGFNLPLLLSFISLVVGYLLFRHWDRLRARLTMLDPVMRHGPEAGYEGFMNAIVHVSEWQTKVLQNGYMRNYILVMLLTLIALIGNSLLVRHAPQFSLHWDVRFHEVVVVGTIAMGALFATISRSRLGAVVSIGVMGFSIALIFILFSAPDLGITQLLVETLTVILLVLVLFRLPRYASLSSNLERIRDGGVAAVMGILIGLLVLSAWSVQQFEPISTYMIENSAPLAHGRNIVNVILVDYRALDTLGEMFVLALAAIGVVAMLKLRATESEPLRKTTKPKEPRDG is encoded by the coding sequence ATGCAACTAGCCGTGTTAGCGGGATTTCTGTTGGCGGCCTTGGCGCCACTGCTGCACCACTGGTTTGGCCACCGGGCGAGCCTCGTGTTGGCGATTTTCCCTGCCCTGCTCGCCGTCTGGCTGGTAGGGCAGGCACCCCAGGTCATCGATCAGGGAGCGGTCCTGGCCGAGTGGGTCTGGGTCCCCTCGCTGGATATCACGCTCTCTTTCATGCTGGATGGACTTTCGCTGCTGTTCGGCTTGTTGATCAGCGTGATCGGCGCATTCGTGCTGGTGTATGCCGGTGCCTATCTCAGGGGCCATCCCGATCTGGTGCGCTTTCATGTGGCACTGGTGGCGTTCATGGTATCGATGTTCGGGTTGGTGATGGCGGATGGGCTGGTCACGCTGTTCATCTTCTGGGAGCTTACCAGCATCACGTCCTACCTGTTGATCGGTTTCAATCATGCCGATATCGAAGCCCGCAAGTCGGCGCGCCAGGGACTGATCGTGACGATGGGGGGCGGCCTGGCGTTGATGGCTGGCCTGATCCTGCTGGGCACGGCGGCGGGGAGCTGGTCCTTTTCCGGTATCGCCGCGCTGGAAGCAAACCTGCGCGAACACGATCTCTATACGCCCATCTTGATCTGCCTGTTGTTGGGGGCATTCACCAAATCCGCCCAGTTTCCCTTCCATTTCTGGCTACCCAATGCCATGGCCGCGCCGACGCCGGTGTCGGCCTATCTGCATTCGGCCACCATGGTAAAGGCGGGTATCTATCTATTGGCGCGCCTGCAACCCTCACTCGGCGGCACCGAGCTATGGGTGGGGACGCTATCGCTGATCGGTGCACTGACCATGGTGACCGGCGCTTTCCTGGCCATCCGCCACACCAACATCAAGAAGCTGCTGGCATATTCGACCGTCATGGCGCTGGGCTTGTTGACGATGCTGCTGGGCATCGGCACCGAAAAGGCATTGATTGCCTTTGCCACCTTCCTGCTGGCCCATTCGATGTACAAGGGGGCGCTGTTCATGATCGCCGGCATCCTCGACCACTCCACCGGCACCAAGGATGTCACCGCCATGGGCGGCCTGCGTTCCCTGATGCCGGTGACGGCAGGCATCGCCCTGATAGCGGCGCTGTCCCTGGCTGGAGTGCCCCCGCTATTCGGCTTCATCGGCAAGGAACTGATGCTGGAAGCCGTACTCGGTGCGCCTCGGTATGCCCTGGGGCTGGCCCTGCTGGCCTTGTGTGCCGCTTTCCTGACCATGGCGGTGGCGGCTATCGTCGCCCTGAGACCCTTCTATGGCCAACGCCGCCAGACGCCGAGGACGCCACATGAGGCGCCGCTGGCCATGCTGCTGGGGCCAGCCCTGCTGGCGGGGGGGTCGCTACTGCTGGGGCTGGTGCCGTCATTACCGGGGACTGGACTCTTGGCCTCGGCAGCCAGCGCCGTCAGCGGTGAGCCGGTAGCGCTATCGCTGTCGTTGTGGCATGGCTTCAACCTGCCTCTTCTGCTGTCGTTCATCAGCCTGGTAGTGGGGTATCTGCTGTTTCGCCACTGGGACCGCCTCCGGGCGCGCCTGACGATGCTTGATCCGGTCATGCGCCATGGCCCGGAAGCTGGCTATGAAGGCTTCATGAACGCTATCGTGCATGTTTCCGAGTGGCAGACGAAGGTGCTGCAGAATGGCTACATGCGCAATTATATCCTGGTCATGCTGCTGACCTTGATTGCGCTGATCGGCAATTCGCTGCTGGTACGCCACGCCCCGCAGTTCTCTCTCCACTGGGATGTGCGTTTTCATGAAGTGGTAGTGGTAGGCACCATCGCCATGGGGGCGTTGTTCGCCACCATCTCACGCTCACGGTTGGGGGCGGTAGTGTCCATCGGCGTGATGGGGTTCTCCATCGCCTTGATCTTCATTCTCTTCAGCGCCCCGGACCTGGGCATCACGCAGCTTCTGGTGGAAACCCTGACGGTGATACTGCTGGTGCTGGTGCTGTTCCGTTTGCCGCGTTACGCGAGTCTGTCATCGAATCTCGAACGCATTCGCGATGGTGGTGTGGCGGCTGTCATGGGCATCCTGATCGGCCTATTGGTTCTTTCCGCCTGGAGCGTCCAGCAATTCGAGCCCATTTCCACCTACATGATCGAAAACAGCGCGCCGCTGGCTCATGGTCGCAATATCGTCAATGTCATCCTGGTGGATTACCGGGCGCTCGACACGCTGGGTGAGATGTTCGTCCTGGCGCTGGCTGCCATCGGCGTGGTGGCAATGTTGAAACTGCGTGCGACGGAGAGCGAGCCGCTGCGCAAGACGACAAAACCCAAGGAGCCGCGGGATGGTTAA